One window of the Elusimicrobiaceae bacterium genome contains the following:
- a CDS encoding sulfatase-like hydrolase/transferase — protein MLIKKPRRNDFRVKLSVAIVLCSLLIFSVFRLAFFIFHHSTFEALSFGQILAAFFNGVRFDLSVNALFLGPVILLFNLPVNSMRYMKACVMFMALELVAMTGILMADLIYFPYVNRHLTEEVLLLSTDWSIFLKHMFTSVFLPLFLLFVLLVVVGFFVHKIFKYRYEFNPYYGKGELLKVGCCILFIVMGVRGHLGAGKALNLADVYRYASSQAAASLTLNGVFTSYHVARNATTMPYNEYPLEKAVLTTQELLISDKETLLDTTFPLLRKPAQISTKKHFNIMIVVLNGWHPYYVDSLSGNKFGVTPVFDEIIKNGISFTNAYCVGNSRIYGLASIFYGVPLISGLAQLGRGLELTHFFRLPSLLGKDGYYRFLVQTFPKESDYFIPLASYLGVSNIYGKENIKGLLPYLEQPSLPRDYDGFMFTAQQIAQQNKRNFFGMTFLSTAQQPFGKTLDQFEKYPGKTWDDKFKNTLYFSDWSIGEFLKKAKEEGWFDNTIFVFVSDYVSGGPESDSLYNKFRIPLVLYAPDILKPRKINYVVSQLDILPTLYNLLGLNMPYSAFGKDMLDASDADKRVAFVSENANIGLITSKGAIRHNRKELLNVEKISEKFDEKQAQEILLSLDKTAYTLLKNNKWYRDEQ, from the coding sequence ATGCTGATTAAGAAACCGAGAAGAAATGACTTTCGGGTGAAACTTTCTGTAGCGATCGTGCTATGTTCGCTCTTAATTTTTTCGGTTTTTCGGCTGGCTTTTTTCATCTTTCATCATAGTACGTTTGAGGCTTTGAGTTTTGGGCAAATTTTGGCGGCTTTTTTCAATGGAGTTCGCTTTGACTTGTCTGTAAATGCTTTATTTTTAGGGCCTGTTATTTTGCTTTTTAATCTTCCTGTAAACTCCATGCGTTATATGAAAGCCTGCGTGATGTTTATGGCGTTGGAGTTGGTGGCAATGACAGGGATTTTGATGGCGGATTTGATTTATTTTCCGTATGTGAACCGTCACCTTACCGAAGAAGTTTTGCTGCTTTCTACCGATTGGAGCATTTTTTTAAAACATATGTTTACTTCGGTCTTTCTTCCCCTCTTTTTGCTTTTTGTTTTACTCGTTGTGGTAGGGTTTTTTGTGCATAAGATTTTCAAATACCGTTATGAATTTAATCCCTATTACGGCAAAGGTGAATTGTTAAAAGTAGGTTGTTGTATCCTTTTTATCGTGATGGGTGTTCGTGGGCATTTGGGTGCGGGAAAGGCTTTGAATTTGGCAGATGTATATCGTTATGCTTCTTCTCAGGCGGCGGCCTCTCTTACCCTCAATGGCGTTTTTACCTCCTATCATGTGGCCAGAAACGCAACTACAATGCCTTATAATGAATATCCGTTGGAAAAGGCCGTTCTTACAACGCAAGAGTTATTGATTTCTGATAAAGAAACTTTATTAGATACAACCTTTCCTCTGTTGCGTAAACCTGCTCAAATTTCTACGAAAAAACATTTTAATATCATGATAGTGGTGTTGAACGGATGGCACCCCTATTATGTGGATTCTCTGTCCGGAAATAAATTTGGCGTGACACCCGTATTTGATGAGATTATAAAAAACGGTATCAGTTTTACCAATGCTTATTGCGTTGGAAATAGCCGTATTTACGGATTGGCTTCCATTTTTTATGGAGTTCCTTTGATATCTGGACTTGCGCAGTTGGGACGAGGGTTAGAATTGACTCACTTTTTTCGCTTGCCCAGCTTGTTAGGTAAAGACGGATATTATCGTTTTTTGGTTCAAACTTTTCCCAAAGAATCAGATTATTTTATACCTTTAGCCTCTTATTTGGGTGTGTCGAATATCTACGGAAAAGAAAATATAAAAGGGCTTTTGCCCTATCTGGAACAGCCTTCCCTCCCGCGTGATTATGATGGGTTCATGTTTACTGCTCAGCAAATTGCGCAACAAAACAAGCGAAATTTTTTTGGTATGACTTTTCTTTCCACCGCTCAGCAACCTTTTGGAAAAACACTGGATCAATTTGAAAAATATCCAGGAAAAACATGGGACGATAAATTCAAAAATACTTTATATTTTTCTGATTGGTCTATTGGAGAGTTTTTGAAAAAAGCCAAAGAAGAAGGTTGGTTTGATAATACTATTTTTGTATTTGTTTCCGATTATGTTTCCGGCGGTCCAGAATCGGATTCTCTTTATAATAAATTTCGGATTCCTTTGGTATTATACGCGCCTGATATTTTAAAGCCGCGCAAAATAAATTATGTGGTTTCTCAATTAGATATTCTGCCCACCCTGTATAATTTGCTGGGGCTGAATATGCCTTATAGCGCATTTGGCAAAGATATGTTAGATGCTAGTGATGCTGACAAACGGGTGGCTTTTGTATCTGAGAATGCAAATATTGGGCTTATTACTTCTAAAGGGGCTATCCGACACAATAGAAAAGAATTGCTGAATGTAGAAAAAATATCCGAAAAATTTGATGAAAAACAAGCGCAAGAAATATTACTTTCATTAGATAAAACGGCATATACATTACTTAAAAATAACAAGTGGTACAGAGATGAACAATAA